In the Neospora caninum Liverpool complete genome, chromosome Ia genome, one interval contains:
- a CDS encoding sua5/YciO/YrdC/YwlC family protein, related: MTRPAEEASREAGEAQPVCSASLASRCGSDQILFTSCSPVLVFRAPPRPSRPKETSESPSLLDSPSVKLLPSAPSLLQLFSLASSSSSSTSSSPSSSSSSSTSSSPASSPFSASSSSPASSASSPAFATLSQLRHLSVHPLFASLGAYFRRGGLVAFPTETVYGLGAAATVPAACNRVFFCKKRPASDPLICHVVSVQQAFEQVFDLDEEDSEQSARDRLTENPTAFPRKFTPQERRDLRLLIETLADAFWPGPLSIVAKGKILEDRKDGTGVALAVTAGTRLVAVRCPNHPYALSLIAAAGVPIAAPSANRFGRISPTRAKHVLNQFAVSQPAEGPTVPSSSPSSLSPSSWSAPGFAGESARGARSVESEAACGGSAGNGAAENESDDGRELKKRKATTEGFTGETRRVANDALATLLSQRPDGDEMVLLDGEEEDCCCLGIESTVIKIAPPSLSSSRLAVYDIEILRRGVISAEMVAETLEAAREKSPAFPSVRVRVSEKLQYHLTLEKPGSSPSSSPRSADASSASSDKGARKRDGSDSPGNTAETPRRRQRQQTPDLNGGRKEGNSHARSSPQSSETRQGADDAMESPGLALTHYAPCLPCMLIVSGGDGGNANAANDERVEEPARRDRTQDSATEAESTDSPPFLEGSSVVVIDADRSLRPLRRHFLRYISILSPGREAGGVQATADTSNGECTDTAQAGRETEEEKWKKLSQIAAGNVFAALHEAEAIGLQLGAKAILINAAPLLKGREAGLAVFDRLFRAASGKQAQMRSATASSPTGVQFFPL; encoded by the exons ATGACTCGGCCTGCGGAGGAGGCGTCccgagaggcgggcgaggcccAGCCTGTCTGTTCTGCTTCTTTGGCGTCGCGCTGCGGTTCCGACCAGATTCTCTTCACCTCCTGCTCACCggttctcgttttccgtgcCCCACCTCGTCCTTCGCGTCCAAAGGAGACATCTGAGTCCCCCTCACTCCTGGACTCGCCCTCTGTCAAATTGCTCccttcggcgccttctcttctgcagctattctccctcgcgtcttcgtcctcttcttccacttcttcctctccttcttcttcctcttcttcttccacttcttcctctcctgcttcctctcctttttccgcttcttcttcctctcctgcttcctctgcgtcttctccggcgtTTGCGACACTCTCGCAGCTTCGTCatctgtctgtacacccgcTGTTCGCGTCCCTCGGAGCGTATTTCCGCCGCGGCGGGCTCGTCGCGTTTCCGACGGAAACCGTGTACGGTTTGGGCGCGGCTGCGACCGTtcccgctgcatgcaaccgcgttttcttttgcaAGAAACGGCCGGCTTCAGACCCGCTGATTTGCCACGTGGTGTCTGTACAACAGGCCTTCGAGCAGGTGTTTGacctcgacgaggaagacagcgaacaaagcgcgagagaccgcCTGACAGAAAACCCGACAGCCTTTCCTAGGAAGTTCAcgccgcaggagagacgcgacttGCGGCTTCTGATTGAAACCCTCGCCGACGCCTTCTGGCCTGGGCCTCTCTCAATTGTGGCGAAGGGAAAAATCCTTGAAGATCGCAAAGACGGAACGGGCGTGGCGCTCGCCGTCACTGCAGGAACGCGGCTCGTCGCCGTACG GTGCCCTAATCACCCCTACGCGCTGAGTCTCATCGCAGCGGCAGGCGTGCCTAtcgctgcgccttctgcaAACCGCTTCGGGCGAATCAGCCCGACTCGCGCGAAACATGTCCTCAATCAGTTTGCCGTCTCTCAGCCCGCGGAGGGGCCAACCGTTccatcttcctcgccttcttcattgtctccgtcgtcgtgGTCGGCCCCGGGGTTTGCTGGAGAATCTGCACGGGGCGCACGTTCTGTCGAAAGcgaggctgcatgcggcgggTCTGCGGGGAACGGGGCGGccgaaaacgagagcgacgacggacGCGAgttgaagaagaggaaagcgacgacgGAAGGCTTCacaggggagacgagacgcgtGGCGAACGACGCGCTGGCGACCCTGTTGTCGCAGCGTccagacggcgacgagatGGTCCTCTtggacggcgaagaagaagactgtTGTTGCCTCGGCATTGAGTCCACGGTGATCAAAATcgctcccccctctctctcttcctcgcgcctcgccgtgtACGACATCGAGATCTTGCGGCGGGGCGTGATTTCTGCCGAAATGGTtgcggagacactcgaggcCGCCCGCGAGAAGTCCccggcgtttccttctgtgcGCGTGCGCGTTTCCGAGAAGCTGCAGTACCACTTGACGCTGGAAAAGCCgggttcttcgccgtcttcttcgcctcgctctgcgGATGCGAGTTCCGCCTCGAGCGACAAgggcgcgaggaagcgcgacgGCTCCGACTCACCTGGAAATACGGCGGAGACTCCACGAAGGCGGCAGCGTCAACAAACGCCAGACTTGAACGGAGGTCGCAAAGAGGGAAACTCCCACGCGCGGTCGTCTCCGCAGTCGTCTGAAACGCGTCAGGGCGCCGATGACGCAATGGAAAGCCCAGGCCTCGCCCTCACCCACTACGCCCCGTGTCTGCCGTGCATGTTGATTGTTTCCGGCGGTGACGGGGGCAACGCAAACGCCGCAAACGACGAGCGGGTTGAAGAGCCTGCGCGACGAGACCGAACGCAGGACAGCGCCACAGAAGCCGAGTCGACGGACAGTCCCCCTTTCCTCGAGGGATCGTCGGTCGTCGTGATTGATGCAGATCGATCTCTGCGTCCTCTGCGACGCCATTTCCTCCGGTACATTTCGATTCTTTCTCCTGGCAGAGAAGCCGGGGGAGTCCAAGCGACGGCAGACACCTCGAACGGCGAGTGTACGGACACTGCGcaggcggggagagagaccgaggaagagaagtggaagaaacTGTCGCAAATCGCTGCGGGGAATGTCTTTGCCGCTCTTCACGAAGCAGAAGCCATCGGCCTCCAGTTGGGCGCGAAGGCGATCTTAATCAACGCAGCGCCTCTTTTGAAAGgacgcgaggcaggcctCGCTGTTTTTGACCGCCTTTTCAG GGCTGCGTCGGGAAAACAAGCgcaaatgcggagtgcaACGGCCAGCTCGCCTACGGGAGTGCAGTTTTTTCCGCTgtga
- a CDS encoding spatr, related, translating into MASSRSSWCSVGASQGRFPPSCRNVGPCGSAFSGASSRRCIASKCPSCGPVRGPSCSPRSCRSVSVCRRDAVDRLRLDCSSTRFLLFLVLLPLLTLFSPAAVSSLVSFSPSVSLFVAAESRADASAEPSSPEAGQAANSISATSEADKKTDDSAEEDKTKRTEEELKEKAREAANAAADAAAKALELRVPLPSLVTATAGAAAAQTTDQKDAGVATQAGTSKVVRPDDLRYQNTPENPKDGDTAKKEEETPIPVDGGECIIFAAEEGDKDSCSCPKGFVLCNVQDVQAVRTRLAKIEQAARAAAVRELLLRLDKLPAEELQKAPASSAKGSETGDEASGAPTAKTSGGELRGSANASGDQAAEGTGGTDEEERREAMLPPELAEYAKKAAKTAMSLHVPAWVKTLCDEDEKTGFKSYGVQIDYEAEATCTDSGTKDEPAVDFLYDLNTYVPLDRLHKLQKKDSSWTPRHCLVADFYLCKRLPAGREKVHCEISDWSEWSTECLDNTQTRKKIITRSGQHGGRACVWDGKQPVHAEVTEVRSCSES; encoded by the exons ATGGCGTCGTCACGGAGTAGCTGGTGTTCTGTTGGGGCGTCACAGgggcgtttccctccctcttGTCGAAATGTAGGTCCATGTGGCTCGGCTTTTTCTGGGGCTTCGAGTCGGCGCTGCATCGCATCGAAGTGCCCATCTTGTGGTCCGGTGCGCGGACCGTCttgctctcctcgctcctgtCGCTCCGTTTCAGTCTGTAGGAGAGATGCTGTGGACCGGTTGCGTCTTGACTGCTCCtcgacgcgtttccttctgtttctcgttcttcttcctctccttacgctcttctccccggcagccgtctcctcccttgtctccttctcgccctctgtctctctcttcgtcgcagCAGAGTCGCGTGCTGACGCCTCTGCCGAGCCTTCCTCACCAGAAGCTGGCCAGGCCGCGAACTCGATCAGTGCGACGAGCGAGGCCGACAAGAAGACGGACGACAGCGCGGAGGAGGACAAAACAAAGCGCACGGAAGAAGAGTTGAAGGAGAAAGCCCGGGAAGCGGCAAACGCGGCTGCCGACGCTGCTGCGAAGGCCTTGGAATTGCGCgttcctctgccttcgctggtcacggcgacggcaggcgctgcggcggcgcaAACAACCGACCAAAAAGACGCCGGCGTGGCAACTCAAGCCGGGACATCCAAGGTGGTGCGTCCAGATGATCTGCGGTATCAGAACACTCCAGAGAACCCAAAGGACGGCGACACtgcgaaaaaggaagaggaaacaccGATTCCCGTGGACGGGGGAGAGTGTATCATCTTCGccgcggaggaaggcgacaaagacaG CTGTTCCTGTCCCAAGggcttcgtcctctgcaACGTGCAAGACGTCCAGGCAGTCCGGACGCGCCTCGCAAAGATCGAGCAAGCAGCGAGGGCCGCCGCCGTGCGCGAGTTGCTGCTGCGTCTCGACAAACTTCCGGCAGAAGAGCTTCAGAAGGCTCCTGCGTCAAGCGCCAAGGGGTCGGAAACGGGCGACGAGGCCTCAGGCGCGCCGACGGCCAAGACAAGTGGGGGCGAACTGCGGGGGAGCGCAAATGCGTCAGGCGACCAGGCGGCAGAAGGCACCGGCGGgaccgacgaggaagagcgtcGCGAGGCGATGCTTCCCCCCGAGCTGGCCGAGTacgcgaagaaagccgcGAAGACGGCCATGAGTCTGCATGTGCCGGCGTGGGTAAAGACCTTGtgcgacgaggacgagaaaaccGGATTCAAATCGTACGGCGTCCAAATCGACTACGAAGCCGAAGCCACATGCACTGATTCCGGAACGAAGGACGAACCCGCCGTCGATTTTCTCTACGACCTCA ACACATATGTACCCTTGGACCGACTCCACAAACtgcagaagaaggacagcAGCTGGACGCCGAGACACTGCTTGGTTGCCGACTTCTACTTGTGCAAGCGTCTCCCCGCGGGGAGGGAGAAA GTCCACTGCGAGATCTCTGACTGGAGCGAGTGGTCCACAGAGTGCCTAGACAACACGCAAACGCGCAAGAAGATCATCACCCGCAGTG GTCAACACGGCGGACGCGCGTGCGTCTGGGACGGAAAGCAGCCGGTTCACGCCGAGGTGACAGAGGTCCGTTCGTGCAGCGAATCGTAA
- a CDS encoding er lumen protein retaining receptor 2, related, protein MLQMWIRLLTLMAVAALFIVQQVAYPLVTVWVALGEYLHCASYVLLLDLVITNRGLKGLSVKTQICFLFVHWFRYCDSFFTAHSNHWIFALKLFYMVVSVLLVASLICLRNTWERRKDTCSLLVLFFISLILGVVNFFVDDMRPASSSDRILHFFWIVSHYLQGFAMLPQFVFCYRDPDNKDSLLTAYVLVLGSYRLAYAVNWIERAYKENFFYISGPLGLSILILFLGDFVVFKLKNKSFISSFVLRIDDTIDASQQPLLQAVYGSNYERLSLAEAAQQLGSARIPPIEIDLQHVHVVGRPTADISSVSTSTNSPATGAANPAKSAASQSAGDTLRGAEAVAAREATGGAISPTALYKLDDESDLEEDEKIMFGIERWPEREGDRTSRRGEGDGGQEARVESVMT, encoded by the exons ATGCTGCAAATGTGGATTCGCCTACTCACGCTGATGGCCGTGGCAGCGTTGTTCATTGTCCAGCAGGTTGCATATCCTCTCGTGACGGTCTGGGTGGCTCTGGGGGAATACCTCCACTGCGCCTCGTACGTCTTGCTCCTCGACCTCGTCATCACCAACCGCGGGCTCAAAGGCCTGAGTGTGAAGACGCAAatttgtttcctcttcgtccactGGTTTCGCTACTGTGACTCGTTCTTCACCGCGCACTCCAACCACTGGATATTT GCCTTGAAACTGTTTTACATGGTGGTCTCTGTGCTGCTCGTGGCCTCGCTCATCTGCCTGCGGAACACCTGGGAAAGGCGCAAAGACACTTGttccctcctcgttctctttttcatcTCCCTTATCCTCGGCGTGGTCAACTTCTTCGTCGACGACATGAGGccggcttcctcgtcggACAGGattctccacttcttctgGATCGTGTCGCACTATCTTCAG GGTTTTGCCATGCTGCCGcagttcgtcttctgctACCGTGACCCCGACAACAAGGACAGTCTCTTGACGGCTTACGTCCTGGTGCTCGGCTCCTACCGCCTGGCCTATGCAGTGAACTGGATCGAGCGCGCCTACAAGGAGAATTTTTTCTACATTTCCGGCCCTCTCGGCCTGAGCATTCTGATACTGTTCCTAGGCGACTTTGTCGTCTTCAAATTGAAGAACAAGAGCTTCATCTCGTCGTTCGTCCTTCGTATCG ACGACACCATCGACGCGTCGCAGCAGCCGCTTCTCCAGGCTGTTTATGGGAGCAACTACGAGAGACTCTCTTTAGCGGAGGCTGCGCAGCAACTCGGATCGGCCCGCATTCCTCCGATTGAAATCGATCTGCAGCACGTCCACGTCGTTGGTCGGCCGACGGCAGATATCA gCTCGGTGTCGACGTCGACAAACTCCCCGGCGACGGGGGCCGCGAATCCGGCAAAGAGCGCGGCGTCGCAGAGCGCTGGCGATACACTCCGCGGCGCGGAAGCGGTGgctgcgcgagaggcgactggAGGCGCCATCAGCCCGACAGCGCTGTACAAGTTGGACGACGAGAGCGACTtggaagaggacgaaaaaaTCATGTTTGGGATTGAGCGGTGGCCGGAGCGAGAGGGCGACCGCACGAgtcgccgaggcgaaggcgacggcggacAGGAGGCGCGCGTGGAGTCGGTGATGACGTGA